In a genomic window of Novosphingobium sp. KA1:
- a CDS encoding sulfotransferase: MTLEAEARAALGRGDLAAAGAAARRLIAASPERAEGYFLLGISAAEAGQVGQAVPLIEAAAARAPRAEYLAHLARLLILLRRDGEAAEAARQAMALPPGDALTCDTIGCVLARLGDHEASMVPFAAAVAAEPDNLDYRYNLAAASGFTGRVEEARGHYERILAADPGNARAHYALAILSRQTHEAHHVPRLEAALAAAARPDDALRIRYALAKELEDLGQAAAAFGHLSLANAAHKRAIRYDFAQDAAIFDAIEATFGAGLADPGPGYQGADDAPIFVVGMPRTGTTLVDRILSSHPGVGSAGELQAMPLAVKQLAVKQLVGTPSRLVIDPATVAASAAIDPRLVGEAYMARAAHQRPPGAARFVDKLPANFLYVGHILRAFPKASVVCLRRHPMDTVWSNYKNLFASLSAYYGYSYDLMDTARYYLRFDRLMALWERLYPGRVLQLSYEGLVADQEGQTRRLLGHCGLDWDAACLAFHENRAAVATPSAAQVRRKLNSDAVGRWKTQGEGMAEVAAYFRAQGIAID; encoded by the coding sequence ATGACGCTGGAGGCCGAGGCACGCGCGGCGCTGGGACGCGGCGATCTGGCGGCGGCCGGGGCGGCGGCCCGCCGTCTCATCGCGGCATCGCCCGAGCGCGCGGAGGGCTATTTCCTGCTCGGCATCAGCGCGGCCGAGGCGGGGCAGGTCGGCCAGGCGGTGCCGCTGATCGAGGCTGCGGCCGCGCGCGCGCCCCGCGCCGAATACCTCGCGCATCTGGCCCGGCTGCTGATCCTGCTGCGCCGTGACGGCGAGGCGGCCGAGGCCGCGCGGCAGGCCATGGCACTGCCGCCCGGCGATGCGCTGACCTGCGACACCATCGGCTGCGTGCTGGCGCGGCTGGGCGATCACGAGGCGTCGATGGTGCCGTTTGCAGCCGCGGTTGCGGCCGAGCCGGACAATCTCGACTATCGCTACAACCTGGCGGCGGCGAGCGGGTTCACCGGGCGGGTGGAGGAGGCGCGCGGGCACTACGAGCGGATCCTTGCCGCCGATCCCGGCAATGCGCGCGCGCATTATGCGCTGGCGATCCTCTCGCGCCAGACGCACGAGGCCCATCACGTGCCCCGGCTGGAAGCGGCGCTGGCCGCCGCGGCGAGGCCGGACGATGCCTTGCGCATCCGTTATGCACTGGCCAAGGAACTCGAAGACCTCGGCCAGGCGGCGGCGGCGTTTGGCCACTTGTCCCTCGCCAATGCCGCGCACAAGCGGGCGATCCGCTACGATTTTGCGCAGGACGCGGCGATCTTCGATGCCATCGAGGCGACGTTCGGCGCGGGGTTGGCGGATCCGGGGCCGGGCTACCAGGGCGCCGACGATGCGCCGATCTTTGTGGTCGGCATGCCGCGCACCGGCACCACGCTGGTCGACCGCATCCTGTCCTCGCATCCGGGCGTCGGCTCGGCCGGAGAGCTTCAGGCGATGCCGCTGGCGGTCAAGCAGCTGGCGGTCAAGCAACTGGTGGGCACGCCTTCGCGGCTGGTGATCGATCCGGCGACGGTGGCGGCGAGCGCGGCGATCGACCCCCGTCTTGTCGGCGAGGCCTACATGGCCCGCGCCGCGCACCAGCGCCCGCCAGGCGCGGCGCGGTTCGTCGACAAGCTGCCGGCCAATTTCCTGTATGTCGGCCATATCCTGCGGGCCTTCCCGAAGGCCTCGGTGGTCTGCCTGCGCCGCCACCCGATGGACACGGTGTGGAGCAACTACAAGAACCTGTTTGCCAGCCTCTCGGCCTATTACGGCTACTCCTACGATCTCATGGACACGGCGCGCTATTATCTGCGCTTCGACCGGCTGATGGCATTGTGGGAGCGGCTCTATCCGGGCCGGGTGCTGCAATTGAGCTATGAAGGACTGGTCGCCGACCAGGAAGGCCAGACCCGCCGCCTGCTCGGCCACTGCGGGCTGGACTGGGACGCGGCCTGCCTTGCCTTCCACGAGAACCGCGCCGCCGTCGCCACGCCGAGCGCCGCGCAAGTGCGGCGCAAGCTCAACAGCGACGCGGTGGGCCGCTGGAAGACCCAGGGCGAGGGCATGGCCGAAGTCGCCGCCTATTTCCGCGCGCAGGGCATCGCGATCGACTGA
- a CDS encoding TonB-dependent receptor, translating to MTYRAKLKVGLLSATIFTNVALAMPAMAEDAAPAAEGSGGGGDVIIVSATRRDTTIMETPINISALGGKDLQDLHVDDMRNLGAFTPGVTILDTGPRGAGTIVMRGLSADDTSASGGDNSNSAVGMYLGEVPMYYDFKLIDINRVETLLGPQGTLYGLGTLAGAMRNMPNRPDATQFSGEVHGQVFDMAHSKDTGYNGYGVVNIPLMKDHIAFRSATGYYFTPGYIDYNYLLQDPGVSLPQPGDASNPLGTAEQQAANFKSRRDANFERTFTTRNQLAFYTDDLKAYVTYAHQRTRTDGQSSTGGGYSGEGKYEAPWRYLEPATRTGDMLSLEIEGNVHDAVNVVFVSAYTQRKTKYQADNTDLLLDLDYGYEAFPAFSSYNKSAQKEYEFTNELRLVSTFDGPLSFVAGAFWNRQHYKSNYDEYVPGFPEWANDPDNWDTAFVTDHSNPEYAHEYSSFVRSTNDEKGLYGEATVHFTDDLQLTGGLRYYKYNAWVNGGSYLPLWDDTYATRSGSTGKDGLVYKINASWNISPEFMVYGTWSTGYRIGGVNRTAPCSQDVIDKYNAGLPQDGQTLCALPNELSYGPDKTKNAEIGMRGQLLDNKLNFSISAFHIDWDGIQLAGQTYYGAIGITVNGGKAVSKGIDASFEARPIPGLSIRGNYSYLDAHLTEGVANLLSTHDGLVDAEVGDRLPGSAKNKGAIGVTYDLPVGDNSLAFGWTATYTGNILTRVGARAGGEKLPDYWMHQANITYKTAMYDIGLYATNIFDKYAVTGVSNDLTRAGIVNDGVVSRYYGRSVAQPRTIGLQGTMRF from the coding sequence ATGACATATCGCGCGAAACTGAAAGTCGGGCTGCTGTCCGCAACCATCTTCACCAACGTCGCCCTTGCCATGCCCGCGATGGCCGAGGACGCCGCGCCTGCCGCCGAGGGCAGCGGCGGCGGCGGTGACGTGATCATCGTCTCGGCCACCCGCCGCGACACCACGATCATGGAAACGCCGATCAACATCAGCGCACTGGGCGGCAAGGACCTGCAGGACCTCCACGTCGACGACATGCGCAACCTCGGCGCCTTCACGCCCGGCGTGACCATCCTCGACACCGGCCCACGCGGCGCCGGCACCATCGTCATGCGCGGTCTTTCGGCGGACGACACGTCGGCGAGCGGCGGCGACAACAGCAACTCGGCGGTCGGCATGTATCTCGGCGAAGTGCCGATGTACTACGACTTCAAGCTGATCGACATCAACCGCGTCGAGACGCTGCTCGGCCCGCAAGGCACGCTCTACGGCCTCGGCACCCTGGCCGGCGCCATGCGCAACATGCCCAACCGTCCCGACGCGACGCAGTTCTCGGGCGAGGTCCACGGCCAGGTCTTCGACATGGCCCACTCCAAGGACACCGGCTACAACGGCTACGGCGTCGTCAACATCCCGCTGATGAAGGACCACATCGCCTTCCGCTCGGCCACCGGCTATTACTTCACGCCCGGCTATATCGACTACAACTACCTGCTGCAGGATCCCGGCGTCTCGCTGCCGCAGCCGGGCGACGCCAGCAACCCGCTCGGCACCGCCGAGCAGCAGGCCGCCAACTTCAAGTCGCGCCGCGACGCGAACTTCGAGCGCACCTTCACCACCCGCAACCAGCTTGCGTTCTATACCGACGACCTCAAGGCCTACGTCACTTACGCGCACCAGCGCACCCGCACCGACGGCCAGTCGTCCACCGGCGGCGGCTATTCGGGCGAGGGCAAGTACGAGGCCCCCTGGCGCTACCTCGAACCGGCCACCCGCACCGGCGACATGCTGAGCCTGGAGATCGAAGGCAACGTGCACGATGCGGTCAACGTGGTGTTCGTCTCGGCCTATACGCAGCGCAAGACCAAGTACCAGGCCGACAACACCGACCTGCTGCTCGACCTCGACTACGGTTACGAGGCCTTCCCGGCCTTCTCCAGCTACAACAAGTCGGCCCAGAAGGAATACGAGTTCACCAACGAGCTGCGCCTCGTCTCGACCTTCGACGGGCCGCTGAGCTTTGTCGCCGGTGCCTTCTGGAACCGCCAGCACTACAAGTCGAACTACGACGAATACGTGCCCGGCTTCCCCGAATGGGCCAACGATCCGGACAACTGGGACACCGCGTTCGTCACCGATCACAGCAATCCCGAATACGCCCACGAGTATTCGTCCTTCGTGCGCAGCACCAATGACGAGAAGGGGCTCTACGGCGAAGCCACCGTGCACTTCACCGACGACCTCCAGCTCACCGGCGGCCTGCGCTACTACAAGTACAATGCCTGGGTGAACGGCGGTTCCTACCTCCCGCTCTGGGACGACACTTACGCCACGCGTTCGGGCTCCACCGGCAAGGACGGCCTTGTCTACAAGATCAACGCCTCGTGGAACATCTCGCCCGAGTTCATGGTCTACGGCACCTGGTCGACCGGCTACCGCATCGGCGGCGTGAACCGCACCGCGCCCTGCAGCCAGGACGTGATCGACAAGTACAACGCCGGCTTGCCGCAGGACGGCCAGACGCTCTGCGCGCTGCCCAACGAACTCTCCTACGGCCCCGACAAGACCAAGAACGCCGAAATCGGCATGCGCGGCCAGCTCCTCGACAACAAGCTGAACTTCAGCATTTCGGCCTTCCACATCGACTGGGACGGCATCCAGCTTGCCGGCCAGACCTATTACGGCGCCATCGGCATCACCGTGAACGGCGGCAAGGCGGTGTCGAAGGGCATCGACGCCTCGTTCGAGGCCCGGCCGATCCCCGGCCTGTCGATCCGCGGCAACTACTCCTACCTCGACGCGCACCTGACCGAGGGCGTGGCCAACCTGCTGTCGACGCATGACGGGCTGGTCGACGCCGAGGTCGGCGACCGGCTGCCCGGATCGGCCAAGAACAAGGGGGCGATCGGCGTGACCTACGACCTGCCGGTGGGCGACAACAGCCTCGCCTTCGGCTGGACGGCGACCTATACCGGCAACATCCTGACCCGCGTGGGCGCCCGTGCCGGCGGCGAAAAGCTGCCCGATTACTGGATGCACCAGGCCAACATCACCTACAAGACGGCGATGTACGACATCGGCCTCTACGCCACCAACATCTTCGACAAGTATGCCGTGACCGGCGTCAGCAACGACCTGACCCGCGCCGGCATCGTCAACGACGGGGTGGTTTCGCGCTACTATGGCCGCTCGGTCGCCCAGCCGCGCACGATCGGCCTGCAGGGCACCATGCGCTTCTGA
- the ybaK gene encoding Cys-tRNA(Pro) deacylase — protein sequence MAQATRATKMLEQAGIAFSLHSYDYDPSADSIGRAAAEAIGADPGQVFKTLMVLADGKPACVIAPSSGEVSMKRAAAALGVKSAAMMKPAEAERLTGYKIGGISPFGQMKRVPVVIDETAILWDAIFINGGQRGLQVRLTAQDAAEVLDARLADISA from the coding sequence ATGGCTCAGGCGACGCGCGCGACGAAGATGCTCGAACAGGCTGGCATTGCCTTCAGCCTGCACAGCTATGACTACGATCCCTCGGCAGACAGCATCGGCCGGGCGGCGGCCGAGGCGATCGGCGCCGATCCGGGGCAGGTGTTCAAGACGCTGATGGTGCTGGCCGACGGCAAGCCCGCCTGCGTGATCGCGCCGAGCAGCGGCGAAGTCTCGATGAAGCGCGCCGCCGCCGCACTCGGCGTAAAAAGCGCCGCGATGATGAAACCCGCCGAGGCCGAGCGCCTGACCGGCTACAAGATCGGCGGCATCAGCCCGTTCGGACAGATGAAGCGCGTTCCCGTCGTGATCGACGAGACCGCGATCCTGTGGGACGCGATCTTCATCAACGGCGGCCAGCGCGGCCTTCAGGTGCGCCTCACCGCGCAGGACGCCGCCGAAGTGCTGGACGCGAGACTGGCCGATATCTCCGCCTGA
- the cobW gene encoding cobalamin biosynthesis protein CobW encodes MSKVPTTVITGFLGAGKTTLIRHLLQNAKGRRLALIINEFGDVGVDGELVKGCNDEACPQDDIVELANGCICCTVADDFLPTMQKLLDRENKPDHIIIETSGLALPKPLVKAFQWPDIRTRATVDGVVALIDADAVAAGRFATDEAALAAARAADPMLDHESPLEELFEEQLGCADMVVLNKTDLVDPQALAHVETLVLAETRPGVKIVRADHGAVDIAALLGITAAAEDDLDSRPSHIDGLDEDHDHDDFDSFVVSGGDVVDLEALLVRLNDLIAEHDVLRVKGMVAVVGKPGRLVVQAVGPRIQHFYDRGWLPQEMRRTQLVVIGQKGLDRAAIEAGLAGVLGPVAATADA; translated from the coding sequence ATGAGCAAGGTTCCCACCACCGTCATCACCGGCTTCCTCGGCGCCGGCAAGACCACGCTGATCCGCCACCTGCTGCAGAACGCCAAGGGCCGCCGCCTGGCCCTCATCATCAACGAGTTCGGCGATGTCGGCGTCGACGGCGAACTGGTGAAAGGCTGCAACGACGAGGCCTGCCCGCAAGACGACATCGTCGAACTGGCCAACGGCTGCATCTGCTGCACCGTCGCCGACGACTTCCTGCCGACCATGCAGAAGCTGCTGGACCGCGAGAACAAGCCCGATCACATCATCATCGAGACCAGCGGCCTTGCCCTGCCCAAACCGCTGGTGAAAGCCTTCCAGTGGCCCGACATCCGCACCCGCGCCACGGTGGACGGCGTGGTCGCGCTGATCGACGCCGATGCCGTCGCGGCCGGTCGCTTCGCCACCGACGAGGCAGCGCTGGCGGCAGCGCGCGCGGCCGATCCGATGCTCGACCACGAAAGCCCGCTAGAGGAACTGTTCGAGGAACAGCTGGGCTGCGCCGACATGGTCGTGCTCAACAAGACCGACCTCGTCGACCCGCAAGCCCTTGCCCATGTCGAGACGCTGGTGCTGGCCGAAACGCGCCCCGGTGTGAAGATCGTGCGCGCCGATCACGGCGCCGTCGACATCGCCGCGCTGCTGGGCATCACCGCGGCAGCCGAAGACGACCTCGATTCCCGCCCCTCGCACATCGATGGGCTGGACGAGGATCACGACCATGACGACTTCGACAGCTTTGTCGTCTCTGGTGGCGATGTGGTCGATCTCGAGGCGCTTCTGGTGCGTCTGAACGACCTGATCGCGGAGCACGACGTGCTGCGCGTGAAGGGCATGGTCGCGGTCGTCGGCAAGCCCGGCCGCCTGGTCGTGCAGGCCGTCGGCCCCCGCATCCAGCACTTCTACGACCGCGGCTGGCTGCCGCAGGAAATGCGCCGCACGCAGCTGGTCGTGATCGGCCAGAAGGGGCTGGACCGCGCCGCCATCGAGGCGGGGCTGGCGGGGGTTCTCGGCCCCGTGGCCGCTACCGCAGACGCCTGA